ACTCGTTCCTCAAAAACGTCTACTCGATGTAACTGAAATTACAGGTCTTGCCCTTTATTTAGCGAGTGATATGGCAAAGGGTGTCACTGGGCAAGCACTAATCTTAGATGGTGGATATACAGCACAATAGCATAGGGAGGGAGAACAATGATTCAAACAAAAACAATCTTTACTGTCCATTCGCCAGCAACTATTGTATATGGACGAGATGCCTTTGAGGAAGTTGGGGTGTATGCAAAAAAATTGGGAAATAAGGCACTTATTATAAGTGACCCTATTATGGATAGCTTAGGTTTTGTCAACCAATGTCGCACATATTTAAAGGCGCAAGGATTGGAAGCTGTATTGACACGGGGAAAGCGGTTGCCGTTGTGGCGACAAATGGTGGCTATATAGGCGATTATATAAAAATGCAAAAAATCGCAGAGCAAGCACCTATCCCTCATATTGCAATCCCAACAACAGCAGGCACTGGCTCTGAGGCAACGGATGCAACAGTTATTACAAATACGCAAAATGATGTAAAAATGATGATCAAGCAACCTGCCTTTATGCCTACCATTGCGATTGTTGATCCCGTATTAACGGTTACCTCTCCCCCTGCTATTACTGCAGCAACTGGTATTGATGCTTTGAGCCATGCGATTGAGAGTTACTTATCTCGCTTAGCACATCCCTATTCGAATGTGCTAGCATTATCAGCTATGGAATTAATCGTCAATAATCTGTTTAGGGTATATGAACATGGTGATGATATTGATGCTCGGGAGGCCATGTCGCTAGGCTCCTTGCAGGCGGGCCTATCGTTCTCTAATGCGTCTGTTGCTTTAGTGCATGGAATGTCTCGACCAATTGGAGCTTTATTCCATGTACCTCATGGAATATCCAATGCTATGCTTTTACCAGTAGTTTTGGAGTTTTCTAAGGATGCCTGTATTAATCAACTTGCAGACCTCGGCGAATTTTTCAATAAGGATGGTAAATTATTAACGAAGGAAGAGCTTGCAGATTTAGCGATTATTTCTATTAAAGAGATGTGTAAAAAAATGAGCATCGGTAATTTAAAACAATGGGGAATTGAGGAAGATGCCTTTTATGCGGCTATCCCAAAAATGACCGTTGATGCAATTGCTAGTGGAAGTCCAGGTAATAATCCTAAAATACCTACAGAAGATGAGCTAAGAGAACTTTATAACATAGCCTATCATTATGAGTTTTAGTTAATCAAGTGATTAAGGGAGTTTTAAATAATTAATTGCTGAATGACGAACTATTCAAGAGTCTTGAATGGTTCTTTTTATGTAAAAGAAAGGTTTATCAATTTTTCCTGACTATTTGCAGAATTAATATGACATATACGAGAAAATATAGTAATATTTATATGAATCATCATTCATTTTTGTGAAGGGGGAAATGGTATGTTGCAGGGGAAAACAATTATTATTACGGGTGGATCAAGTGGAATGGGACTATATATGGCTAAGAACTTTGTTGCCGAAGGAGCGAATGTTGTTATCACAGGCCGCAATGAAGAACGTTTAGCAGAGGCAAAGGCCTTTATTTTAGAGGCTGGAACTTCAATTGAGACTTTCCAAATGGATGTTCGAGTTCCAGAGCATGCAGAGGCGATGCTAGCATTTGCTGTTGAAAAATTTGGACAGGTTGATGGGCTTGTGAATAATGCTGCTGGGAATTTTATCGTACGCGCGGAAGACTTATCACCGAATGGCTGGAAGGCTGTTGTTGATATTGTGTTAAATGGTACATTTTTCTGTTCTTCTGCTGTTGGTAAGTATTGGATTCAGAATAATATAAAAGGATCCATTTTAAATATGGTTGCAACTTATGCATGGAATGCTGGCGCAGGGGTTGTTCATTCAGCGGCTGCTAAAGCGGGCGTCTTATCTTTAACGAGAACACTAGCTGTTGAATGGGGAAAACAGTACGGGATTCGAGTGAATGCAATTGCACCAGGTCCAATTGAGCGTACAGGTGGTGCAGAAAGGCTTTGGGAGTCAGAGGCTGCAGCTGCTCGTACATTAGATTCTGTACCGTTAGGGCGTACAGGAACCCCTGAGGAGATTGCTGACTTGGCAACATTCATGCTGTCTGCTAAAGCTAGCTATATGAATGGTGAATGTGTGACGCTTGATGGTGGACAATGGCTTAATCAGTATCCATTCTAAACAAAATAATTTGCATAATGAAGAGTCGGATTGACGCATACTAAGGGTAAAGAAAGGAGTTTTGCCAATGGGTATGTGGTTAATACCGGCTCTTATTGCCATTACAATCATTTCAGTTATTTCTTTTGTGTCAACATTAAGGATTGCGAAAATGACCTCTGAACGAAAGTCAGAAAATGATACACCGATTTCAGAAACGGTTGAAGAGTATGCAACAATGCTAAATCCTATTGTATGGGTTTATCTCATTTTTTTACTTTTTTTAGGTGGTATGATTTTTTATTACTGGAGTCAGGCAGGCTATTAAAATTGGTATCTTCATTCAGA
This genomic stretch from Lysinibacillus pakistanensis harbors:
- the fadH gene encoding 2,4-dienoyl-CoA reductase — protein: MLQGKTIIITGGSSGMGLYMAKNFVAEGANVVITGRNEERLAEAKAFILEAGTSIETFQMDVRVPEHAEAMLAFAVEKFGQVDGLVNNAAGNFIVRAEDLSPNGWKAVVDIVLNGTFFCSSAVGKYWIQNNIKGSILNMVATYAWNAGAGVVHSAAAKAGVLSLTRTLAVEWGKQYGIRVNAIAPGPIERTGGAERLWESEAAAARTLDSVPLGRTGTPEEIADLATFMLSAKASYMNGECVTLDGGQWLNQYPF
- a CDS encoding short-chain dehydrogenase codes for the protein MGMWLIPALIAITIISVISFVSTLRIAKMTSERKSENDTPISETVEEYATMLNPIVWVYLIFLLFLGGMIFYYWSQAGY